In the Sandaracinus amylolyticus genome, CCGCAGAACCTCTCGAAGGTCACGATCGCGCCGGGGATGGTCGAGAGCCACATCCGGACGAAGCTCGCGCCGCTGCTCGAGCAGTCGTTCCTCCCGGAGAAGCTCGTCCCCGACGTCGATCACCTGCGCCGCGACTACGAGAAGCTGCGCGTGAGCTACGAGCTCGCGCGAGCGATCGGCGCCGAGCTCGACATCTCGAAGGTCCTCAACAAGATCCTCGAGGCCGCGTTCCAGCTGCTCCCCGCAGACCGCGGTGTGATCCTTCTCTACGCCGACTCGGGCAGTGGCGACGATCGCGTGCTGCAGCCGCGCTGCGTGCGCACCCGCGCCGGCAACCAGGATCCGAACGAGCAGGTCCTGATCTCGAAGACCATCGTCGACCAGGTCGAGCGCGACAAGGCCGCGGTGCTCTCGAGCGACGCGACCGTCGACTCGCGCTTCCAGGGCGCGCACTCGATCATCATGCAGGGCATCCGCTCGAGCATGGCGGTCCCGCTGCTCCACTCGACGGAGCTCTTCGGGATCATGCTGCTCGACTCGCAGATCGCGACGAACGCGTTCACCGAGAAGGACCTGCAGCTCTTCCAGAACGTCGCGAACCAAGCGGCGATCGCGATCCAGAACTCGCTCTTCGCGCGCAAGCTCGAGCAAGAGGCGGTCACGCGCGAGCGCTTCCAGCGCCTGCTCTCGCCGCAGATCGCGCAGCAGGTCCTCGACGGCAAGGTCGAGATCAAGAAGGGCGGCGAGGCGCGCCAGACGACGGTGCTCTTCAGCGACATCCGCGGCTTCACCTCGATGAGCGAAGACGAGTCGCCGCAGCTCATCGTCGACATGCTCAACGAGTACTTCGAGCTGATGGTCGAGGTGATCTTCAAGTACGAGGGCACCCTCGACAAGTTCGTCGGCGACGAGGTCATGGCGCTCTTCGGCGCGCCGGTCGGCCACCCCGACGACCCGACGCGCGCGGTGCGCGCCGCGATCGAGATGATGCACGTGCTCGGCGAGCTCAACGAGCTGCGCAAGAGCCGTGGCGAGCCCGAGATCAAGATCGGCATCGGCATCAACACCGGTGAGGTCGTCGCGGGCTACCTCGGCAGCAGCAAGGCGCTCGAGTACACGGTGATCGGCGACACGGTGAACACCGGCGCGCGCCTCTGCAGCCTCGCGAAGGCCGGCGAGATCATCATCTCGCACAACACGTTCGAGGAGATCGGCGACCAGTTCGACTGCGTCGAGCTGCCCGCGACGAACGTGAAGGGCAAGAGCCAGGCGCTCAAGATCTACAACGTGGTCGGCGAGAAGAAGGGCAGCTTCTCGAGCGAGCGCACGCGCCCCGCCTGAGCGCGCTCAGCGCTCGGCGCCCGCGGCGATGCGCGCGAGGATCTCGCCCGCCATCGCGTCGATCGGCACCTCGGCGGCGGCGAGCCCGGCCTCGGCGACGCTGCGGGGCATGCCGTAGACGACGCACGTGCTCGCGTCCTCGACGATCAGCTGCGCGCCCGCGGCGACGAGGTCGCGCGCGCCCGCGAGGCCGTCGTTGCCCATCCCGGTGAGCACGACGCCGAGCACGTCGGCGCCGAACAGCTTGGCGGCGCTGCGGAAGAGCACGTCGACCGAGGGACGGTGCGGCGTCTCGAGCGGGAGCACGTCGAGCGCGCAGACGGTGCGCTCTCCTTCGCGCACCACCGAGAGGTGCATCCCGGCGCGCGCGATGATCGCGCGGCCGGGGATCAGCTCGAGCCCGTCGCGCGCCTCCTGCACGTCGAGCACGCTGGTCTCGTTCACGCGCGCCGCGAACGCCTCGGTGTACCCGACCGGCATGTGGAGCACGACCGCGATCGGCACCGGGAACGACGCGGGCAGCGCGGCGAGGACGCGGGTGATCGCGCGCGGGCCGCCGGTGGACGCGCCGAGCGCGAGGAGCTTGGTGCGCGTGTGGCGGGGCAGGGCGAAGGGCGCCGCAGGCGTGACGGGCGGGGTCGCGGACGCCGGATGGACCTTCGCTTCCGCGGCGAGGAGCACGGCGCGCTCGACCGCGCCCGCGAGCTCGTAGAGACGCTCGGTGGCGAGTGCGGTCGGCTTCTCGATCGCGGTGATCGCGCCTGCCTCGAGCGCTCGCACGACGAGATCGCTCTCGGACGCCGAGCTGCTCACCACGACGACGCGCGGCGCGTCGACGGGCGGCATCGCCGCGAGCACGCCGAGCCCGTCGAGGTTCGGCATGACGAGATCGAGCGTGATGACGTCGGGGCGCAGCGTCGCGATCTTCTCGAGCGCGTCGATGCCGTCGCGCGCGGTGTCGACGACCTCGATCGCGGTGCTGCGCGAGAGCACGTCGCGCAGGACCTTCCGCGCGAACGCGGAGTCGTCGCACACGAGCACGCGGACCGGACGGCGCGGAGCGCTCATGACGACACGCCGTAGAGGAACACGCCCCCGCGCTCCACGCACCGGAAGACGCTGCCGAACCGGAGCAGCGACTCCGACGCGCCGATCAGCAGCTCACCGCCCGGCTCGAGCGCGCGGGCGAGCGATCCCGCGACCCGCTGGATGCGCGCGTCGTCGAAGTAGATGAGCACGTTGCGGCAGACGATCGCATCGAAGCGCCCGAGCGCCGCGATGGCCGCCTCGTCGGCGAGGTTCACGCGTCGCCAGTCGATGCGCGCGCGCAGTCGCTCGTCGACGAGCGCGCGATCGTGCTCGACGCGGATCCACGGCGGCATGCCCTCGGGCACGGCGCGGTGCGCGCGCCGGGTGTGCTCGCCGCGTCGCGCGCGATCGAGCGCACGCGCGCTGATGTCCGTCGCGACCAGCTCGACGCGATCGAGCACGCCGGCGCGATCGAGCAGGATCGCGATGCTGATCGGCTCTTCGCCGGTCGCACACGCGGCCGACCAGATGCGCACGCGCTCGCCGCGTCGCGCGCGCGCGACGAGCGGCTCGATCAGCACCTCGAGGCCGCGCGCCTCGCGGAAGAAGTACGTCTCGCCGACGACCAGCGCTTCGATCACGCGGTCGAGCACCTCGCACTCGGGGTCGTCGTAGCGGAGCGCGTAATAGAGCTCGAGGAGCGTGGGGTAGCCCTCCTCGGCCGCGTGGTCGGTCAGCTTCTGCTCGAACAGATCGCGGTCGCGATCGGAGTAGTGCAGCCCGGTGCGCTCTTCGACGAGCCGGGCGAGCAGCGTCAGGACCTGCGACGGAGCGCGCTCGGTCATCGGCGTGCGAGCCCGTGCGCCGCGAACCGACGCACCTCGGCGTCGGGATCGCGCGAGAAGGCGCGCTCGAGCTGTGCGGCGGCATCCCGCGGCGCGATCGCTGCGAGCGCCGCTGCGGCTGCGCGGCGCGCCTCGACCGAGGTCGTCGCGAGCGCGACGCCGAGCGCGGCCCGGGCGTCCTCGCGGTCCATGCGCGCGAGCGCGGCCGTGAGGCGCGACGCGGTCGTGGCGTCGGCGTCCTCGAGCACCTCGAGCATCGCGGGGATGCGCCCCTTCGCCGGCGTCGAGAGCGCGGCGAGCGTGAGCTCTCGGAGCGGCTCCTCGCGATCGAGCTCGATCAGCGCGCGCGTGGTCTCGCGCCCGGCGCGCGTGGCGAGCACGCCGAGCGCCGCAGCGCGCGTCTCGGAATCCCCGGTGCGGACGGCGCGCACGAGCGCAGCGAGCACGTCGTCGCCGTCGAGCGAGCCGAGCGACGAGAGCGCGATGATGCGCGTCGCGGGATCGGGGTCGTCGCTCGCGGCGAGCAACGTCGCGCGCGCCTCGGGCGGTCGCGTGATGCCGAGCCCCACCAGCGCGGCGCGGCGCAGGTCGGGGTCCGAAGCGCCGGCGGCGTCGAGCAGCGCACGCGCCGCGCGCTCGCCGGGCAGCCGCGCGAGCGCGTCGATGACCGCGATGCGGACCTGGCCCGCGGGATCTCCGAGGTGCGCGACGAGGACGTCGATCGCGGTGGTCGCGCCGAGCCGGCCGAGCGCCTGGCATGCGAAGTAGCGCGGCCACGGCGCCTCGTCGTCGAGCGCCTCGATCAGGCGCGCGACGATCTCGTCGGTCCGTCGCACGTCGCCGAGCGCGCGCAGCGCCGCGGCGCGGACGCGGGGGCGCGGGCTGCGGGTGGCATCGAGCAGCGCGGTGAGCGCCTGCGGGTCCTCGACGTACGCGAGGCTCGAGAGCGCGAGCTCGGCGATGCGATCGTCGGGTGCGGCCACCGCCTCGAGCAGCGGGGCGAGCGCGCTCGGCCAGCCGAAGTATCCGAGGAGGCGCAG is a window encoding:
- the cheB gene encoding chemotaxis-specific protein-glutamate methyltransferase CheB produces the protein MSAPRRPVRVLVCDDSAFARKVLRDVLSRSTAIEVVDTARDGIDALEKIATLRPDVITLDLVMPNLDGLGVLAAMPPVDAPRVVVVSSSASESDLVVRALEAGAITAIEKPTALATERLYELAGAVERAVLLAAEAKVHPASATPPVTPAAPFALPRHTRTKLLALGASTGGPRAITRVLAALPASFPVPIAVVLHMPVGYTEAFAARVNETSVLDVQEARDGLELIPGRAIIARAGMHLSVVREGERTVCALDVLPLETPHRPSVDVLFRSAAKLFGADVLGVVLTGMGNDGLAGARDLVAAGAQLIVEDASTCVVYGMPRSVAEAGLAAAEVPIDAMAGEILARIAAGAER
- a CDS encoding CheR family methyltransferase; this translates as MTERAPSQVLTLLARLVEERTGLHYSDRDRDLFEQKLTDHAAEEGYPTLLELYYALRYDDPECEVLDRVIEALVVGETYFFREARGLEVLIEPLVARARRGERVRIWSAACATGEEPISIAILLDRAGVLDRVELVATDISARALDRARRGEHTRRAHRAVPEGMPPWIRVEHDRALVDERLRARIDWRRVNLADEAAIAALGRFDAIVCRNVLIYFDDARIQRVAGSLARALEPGGELLIGASESLLRFGSVFRCVERGGVFLYGVSS
- a CDS encoding adenylate/guanylate cyclase domain-containing protein, whose protein sequence is MPRLTIIGPEGRQEVELQAHNTLGRHPNNTVQVLDRIVSKEHCHIDLVDGRYLLRDLGSLNGSYLNGERISERVLSPGDEIMLGSTRLIFDAEGATRAAAGGYSAAARGGSGPMSAPPPPVSSPAPWQSSPPQQQAVAQPQHAMPLPQPAWAQPYAPPVQRAPEAALPAVPPQNLSKVTIAPGMVESHIRTKLAPLLEQSFLPEKLVPDVDHLRRDYEKLRVSYELARAIGAELDISKVLNKILEAAFQLLPADRGVILLYADSGSGDDRVLQPRCVRTRAGNQDPNEQVLISKTIVDQVERDKAAVLSSDATVDSRFQGAHSIIMQGIRSSMAVPLLHSTELFGIMLLDSQIATNAFTEKDLQLFQNVANQAAIAIQNSLFARKLEQEAVTRERFQRLLSPQIAQQVLDGKVEIKKGGEARQTTVLFSDIRGFTSMSEDESPQLIVDMLNEYFELMVEVIFKYEGTLDKFVGDEVMALFGAPVGHPDDPTRAVRAAIEMMHVLGELNELRKSRGEPEIKIGIGINTGEVVAGYLGSSKALEYTVIGDTVNTGARLCSLAKAGEIIISHNTFEEIGDQFDCVELPATNVKGKSQALKIYNVVGEKKGSFSSERTRPA